The Leptospirales bacterium genome has a window encoding:
- a CDS encoding response regulator: MEEGSARILILESDAEHASLLERYVSMMGFDARVAGDGVSGMKLVSEWSPDLVLTELELPELSGMMVLKELKSNPSTSEIPVVVMSSQKEEEVMIVTLSSGASDFLAKPILMAELTPKLQHALEIKRYRAELKLVNERLEREKQGLSRFFSEDIASRIISGEIGANLGGDSLEATMLFVDIRGSTSIAEKIPAADFAAFLNQALGGFIQAIFENKGSVNKILGDGLLATFGCPAATDDDAGNALRAAQAIRASLAAFNAARPAYLPDPIQIGVGIASGKVFAGNIGTEGRLEYTVLGDPVNLAARLQTLCKRLSADVLLDGATRDRAGNGFAMGAPVSGHVRGKSIEVEIFPLQ; this comes from the coding sequence GTGGAGGAAGGAAGCGCTAGAATCCTCATTCTCGAAAGCGATGCAGAACACGCCAGCTTGCTGGAACGCTACGTAAGCATGATGGGTTTTGATGCGCGCGTGGCTGGCGATGGCGTCAGCGGCATGAAATTGGTGTCCGAATGGTCGCCCGATCTGGTCCTGACTGAATTGGAGCTTCCGGAGCTCAGCGGCATGATGGTGCTGAAGGAGCTGAAGTCCAATCCCAGCACTTCCGAAATTCCCGTCGTGGTCATGTCTTCCCAAAAAGAGGAAGAGGTAATGATCGTTACGCTCTCCAGCGGAGCATCTGACTTTCTGGCCAAGCCAATTCTGATGGCGGAACTGACCCCCAAGCTGCAGCACGCTCTGGAAATCAAGCGCTATCGCGCCGAACTCAAACTGGTCAACGAGCGGCTGGAGCGCGAAAAGCAGGGTCTGTCTCGCTTTTTTTCAGAGGATATTGCGTCGCGTATTATCAGCGGCGAAATCGGCGCCAACCTGGGCGGCGACTCGCTGGAAGCCACGATGCTCTTCGTGGATATTCGCGGCTCCACCAGCATCGCCGAAAAAATCCCTGCGGCGGACTTCGCCGCCTTCCTGAATCAGGCGCTTGGCGGCTTCATTCAAGCCATCTTTGAAAACAAGGGTTCGGTGAACAAGATTCTGGGCGACGGTCTGCTGGCGACCTTTGGCTGTCCGGCGGCGACCGATGACGATGCCGGCAATGCGTTGCGCGCCGCCCAGGCAATCCGTGCGAGCCTTGCCGCCTTCAATGCCGCGCGGCCGGCGTACCTGCCCGATCCAATTCAGATTGGCGTAGGCATTGCCAGCGGAAAGGTCTTTGCTGGAAACATCGGCACTGAGGGACGCCTGGAATATACTGTGCTTGGCGACCCGGTCAATCTTGCGGCGCGCTTGCAAACGCTCTGCAAACGCTTGAGCGCTGATGTGCTGCTCGATGGCGCAACCCGCGACCGCGCCGGAAACGGCTTCGCCATGGGGGCGCCGGTCAGCGGACATGTTCGCGGAAAATCCATAGAAGTGGAAATTTTTCCGCTGCAGTAA
- a CDS encoding HDOD domain-containing protein, with amino-acid sequence MALDLDKIIIPPLSAVAFAVMRFNPDSETADSSGLERIIQPDEGVCTEILRVANSTFYGRSGRVKSLRDGITLIGLKSSRNLIILLSTRAMNAGLKGDTFTKYLNEFTVTCALVASELCEKLKLPQYKEEAFIGSLLHKIGMTVFALNKKADYADLIKQVEREFADLTEAERKRYQIDHVEIGRRVMERWNLPEQYRDVIANHNFAVDQMESMSDLVKVTSLASLASREMMGLLLSMAELDKKARLTAHLSAQDAVAGFNESYYGQVKEHAFYKAAVG; translated from the coding sequence ATGGCTCTGGACCTGGATAAGATCATCATTCCGCCGCTGTCGGCGGTGGCCTTTGCGGTGATGCGCTTCAATCCGGATTCAGAGACCGCCGACAGCAGCGGATTGGAGCGCATCATCCAGCCCGATGAGGGCGTCTGCACGGAAATCCTGCGCGTTGCCAATTCCACATTTTACGGCCGTTCAGGCCGCGTGAAATCGCTGCGCGACGGCATAACCTTGATCGGACTCAAGTCCTCGCGGAATCTGATTATCCTGCTCTCAACGCGGGCCATGAACGCCGGACTGAAGGGCGACACCTTTACCAAATACCTGAATGAGTTCACGGTAACCTGCGCGCTGGTTGCCTCGGAGCTGTGTGAAAAATTGAAACTGCCACAGTACAAAGAAGAGGCCTTCATCGGCAGCCTGCTGCACAAGATTGGCATGACCGTCTTTGCCTTGAACAAGAAGGCGGATTATGCCGACCTGATCAAGCAGGTGGAGCGCGAGTTTGCCGACCTGACCGAAGCCGAGCGCAAGCGCTATCAAATAGACCATGTTGAAATTGGCCGTCGAGTGATGGAGCGCTGGAATCTTCCAGAGCAATACCGCGATGTTATTGCCAATCACAACTTCGCCGTCGACCAGATGGAGTCGATGTCCGATCTGGTCAAGGTCACTTCGCTGGCCTCCTTGGCCAGCCGCGAGATGATGGGTCTGCTTCTCTCTATGGCCGAGCTTGACAAGAAGGCCCGTTTGACTGCGCATCTGAGCGCGCAAGATGCTGTAGCCGGCTTCAATGAGTCCTACTACGGGCAGGTAAAGGAGCACGCCTTCTATAAGGCGGCCGTGGGCTAA